In a genomic window of Mucilaginibacter sp. KACC 22063:
- a CDS encoding nuclear transport factor 2 family protein, whose protein sequence is MKTAKELLLDYLNNIGNPDFQIELFADDAVFELPYLASIGLPARWEGREILYNFLGNLPKTFPGFRFKNIQIHIDTPEQAFGEYEATATIAANGKDYAQHYMGRVVAENGKIKLIREALNMVPVLRDIKNIPIS, encoded by the coding sequence ATGAAAACTGCAAAAGAATTATTATTGGATTACCTGAATAATATCGGTAACCCGGACTTCCAGATCGAACTATTCGCCGATGATGCTGTATTTGAATTACCTTACCTGGCCAGCATTGGTTTGCCCGCCCGCTGGGAAGGCCGTGAAATACTGTATAATTTTTTGGGGAACCTGCCCAAAACATTCCCTGGCTTCAGGTTCAAAAACATCCAGATCCATATCGATACGCCCGAACAGGCGTTCGGGGAATACGAAGCCACCGCGACCATCGCCGCCAACGGTAAAGACTATGCCCAGCATTATATGGGCCGGGTAGTTGCCGAGAACGGTAAGATCAAACTGATCCGGGAAGCTTTGAATATGGTCCCGGTGTTAAGAGATATAAAAAACATACCTATATCCTAA